The Defluviitalea raffinosedens genome contains the following window.
TGCTTTGATGGTAAAGCAGATTAACCAGATCATATATGAAATAAAAGAAAAAGTAAAAAATGTTCTTGATGAAGTCAGTAAGGTACAATTGGCGACTCAGGATGGAGAGAAGATTGCCGGCACGGTTGATCAGAGTTTTGAAATGATTCAGGAGACTTTTGATGATATTGTAAATTATATTACTGACGAATTTAGCAGAATTGGAAATGTCGCTGATTTATTTTCACATATAGGAGAAGAGATAGAAAGTATATCAAATATTTCACAGATGCATAGTTCTGCAACTAAAGAATTATTGGCAACATTAGAAGAACATAATGCAAGCATCGAAGGCATGAATCATTTAATGAAAAATATTAAAGCATCCAGTGAGAGTTTGCAGGAGGCTATTATATAATAAGTATTTAAATGATTAGTGGGGAGCAAAAGATATCAATTTCATCATTTTGAGTTGTATTGAGTACATAAGATCTATATTAGAATCGAATAAATAAAGAAGTATGTATATCATAAAGGGTTACCAGACATTTACCTTTCTCTTGGATTTATGCCAGAGATGGTCGTGTCAGGAAACCCTTTTTAATTTGCATGGATTACTTATAGGATTGTACTATAGAATAGAATTTTAAGATTGCATTGACTTAAAGAAAAAATTTGAAAATAATGATATCAATGGAATTTATTCTCGATTTATTTGTTTGAGGAACTTATGAATCTTTATGCTGACCAGCATATATCTTTTATATTTGACTTCAATCTTGTCATTACTAATCTTAATAAAATTGATAAGGAACATGCTTTAGAGTTAGTAAAAAAGTTGCGAAACAGCATTACTGTTTCTGCCCAAACCAATGATGAATATGCTGTTAACTATGCCGATATCCCTCTGGTGGGAAGAACGATTTTTGAGCAGCAACGGATGCTCTATCAAACTCTTCTGGAATGGCTTGATTCCTTTGAAAGCCAGTTCAAAGAAGGTTGATATTATGGGCACCAAAATCAGCTTAACTGTTTTGTTTGAAAATCCTTTTTGGATAGGTTTATATGAACGCATTGATTGTGACGAATATGAAGTCTGCAAAATTACCTTTGGAGCAGAGCCTAAGGATTATGAGGTATATGATTTCTTACTTAAAAACTGGGATAGACTGAAATTTAGCCCGCCTGTTAAATGCGATGGGATTGAAGAACGAAAATGCAATCCGAAGCGCCTGCAACGGGAAATTAACAGG
Protein-coding sequences here:
- a CDS encoding YjdF family protein codes for the protein MGTKISLTVLFENPFWIGLYERIDCDEYEVCKITFGAEPKDYEVYDFLLKNWDRLKFSPPVKCDGIEERKCNPKRLQREINRQLENKGIGTKAQQALKLQYEQNKNERKIKSREQKEAEKERKYALRKEKRKAKHKGK